A genomic segment from Clostridium pasteurianum BC1 encodes:
- a CDS encoding Fe-only nitrogenase accessory AnfO family protein yields the protein MEIAVFVNDNGKTISFNESGIINVYSKEEEWQITKKIPFDITNIIDKDIICEKMRDMAESLDKCKVIIASEVKGVFYTVLDCMEFDIWTIDGMPEEFLEYVFRREQEEKIEKISREEAPVPIEKGQPKHYYIDLRTVMEGNEKVSSKQVLLPFFQNVKFEELEIYCTHVPRWFEDKFKNLNLGFFAESISSKLVKIKVYHK from the coding sequence ATGGAGATAGCTGTATTTGTAAATGATAATGGTAAAACAATATCTTTTAATGAAAGTGGCATAATAAATGTATATTCAAAAGAAGAAGAATGGCAGATTACAAAAAAAATTCCATTTGATATTACTAATATAATTGATAAAGATATAATATGTGAAAAAATGAGAGATATGGCTGAATCCTTGGATAAATGCAAGGTCATAATAGCATCAGAAGTTAAAGGTGTTTTTTATACAGTTTTGGATTGTATGGAATTTGATATCTGGACTATAGATGGAATGCCAGAGGAATTTTTAGAATATGTGTTTAGAAGAGAGCAGGAAGAGAAAATTGAAAAAATTAGTAGGGAAGAGGCACCGGTACCTATAGAAAAAGGACAACCTAAACATTATTATATTGATTTAAGAACAGTTATGGAGGGTAATGAGAAGGTTAGTTCTAAACAGGTACTTTTACCATTCTTTCAAAATGTTAAATTTGAGGAACTGGAGATTTATTGTACCCATGTTCCAAGATGGTTTGAAGATAAATTTAAAAATTTGAATTTGGGATTTTTTGCTGAGTCTATAAGTTCAAAATTGGTGAAAATAAAAGTCTATCATAAATAA
- a CDS encoding LysR family transcriptional regulator, translated as MDIKQLKYFYTIVEEGQITNAAKKLHMAQPPLSYQLKNLENELGVKLVERGSRNIKLTAAGLMLYNRAKQILNLTKIAIAELKDFNEGLQGTLSIGTVSSSGSSLLTNRLNEFHNKYPSVNFEIYEGNTYKLMEILNRGIIEIAIVRTPFSTAGINHIYLPKEPMIAAMVENLNWNNDKIIKMEVLKDRPLIFYRRFEKIISEACENSGFQPKVFCKNEDARTSLLWANAGLGIAIVPKSSLKLIGSSDLLYKEIDDKSLTTQIAAIWMKDGYLSPAAKNFLNTFTY; from the coding sequence ATAGATATCAAACAATTAAAATATTTTTACACAATAGTAGAGGAAGGTCAGATAACTAATGCTGCAAAAAAACTTCATATGGCACAGCCGCCTTTAAGTTATCAATTAAAAAATCTTGAAAATGAATTAGGTGTAAAGCTTGTGGAAAGAGGAAGCCGAAATATTAAATTAACTGCTGCAGGACTTATGCTTTATAATCGTGCCAAACAAATATTGAATTTAACGAAAATCGCCATAGCTGAACTTAAAGATTTCAACGAAGGCCTTCAGGGGACTTTATCTATAGGAACAGTTTCCTCTTCCGGTTCTTCATTACTGACTAATAGATTAAATGAATTTCATAATAAATATCCTTCCGTAAATTTTGAAATATATGAGGGGAATACCTATAAACTAATGGAAATATTAAATAGAGGTATAATTGAAATTGCAATCGTCAGAACACCTTTTAGTACAGCAGGCATAAATCACATTTATTTACCTAAAGAGCCTATGATAGCTGCTATGGTTGAAAATTTAAACTGGAATAATGATAAAATTATTAAAATGGAAGTCCTAAAGGATAGGCCTTTGATTTTTTATAGACGATTTGAAAAAATTATATCTGAAGCCTGTGAAAATTCTGGCTTTCAGCCAAAGGTTTTCTGCAAAAATGAAGATGCAAGAACATCCTTGCTATGGGCAAATGCAGGTCTTGGAATAGCCATAGTTCCAAAATCTTCTCTTAAACTGATAGGTTCCTCAGATTTACTTTATAAAGAAATTGATGACAAATCCCTAACAACTCAAATAGCTGCCATATGGATGAAAGACGGCTATCTTTCACCTGCCGCTAAGAACTTCTTAAATACTTTTACTTATTAA